The following nucleotide sequence is from Microbulbifer sp. A4B17.
GCCGCGATTTTCTCGCTCAGGGCTTCCGAGCGGGTGTGGGAACAGTACTGGGCGGCTCTGTCTTCAGCTTGTTTGCAAATCCCCGCAGCGCCCATGCAGCCCTTTCCTCAGACCTGGAAGCACTGCGACAAACCAATGGCGGCCCCTGTGATGTCAGTGCATTCGGTGCCGGTAAAATTCCTTTTATTTGTTTCGATCTCGCCGGCGGCGCCAATATCGCAGGTTCCAATGTGCTGGTAGGCAAAGAGGGCGGTCAAATGGATTTTCTCGGCACTGCCGGCTACAACAAGCAGGGCCTTCCCGGAGATATGATTCCATCTCTGGGCGATGAATTTATCAATACTGACCTGGGCCTCGCATTCCACAGCGACAGCGGCATGTTGCGAGGCATCCTGGAAAAAATCAGCACGGGCACAGCATCAGCGACCAACGGTGCAGTTATTCCTGCTCGTTCGGAAAATGACACCGGCAACAACCCGCACAATCCCATGTACGGTATCAACCAGGCCGGAGCCAATGGTTCCCTGCTGGCCCTGATTGGCTCCAGCTCCAGTGATTCCGGTGGCAACTCCATGGCTCCTTCCGCCATGATCAACCCCGAAGTCCGCCCCACCAAAGTAGACCGCTCTTCCGACGTTACCGGCCTTGTGGACGTAGGAGATCTGGTGGGTCTGCTCAGTCAGGAGGACACTGTCGCGGTGATGGAGTCCATGTACCGCATATCCGAGGCGAAACTCAGCAACGTCAACACTAAAGTCAGCACCGATGCAGTCATTAAAGATCTGGTGCGTTGCGGCTATATGAAAAGTGCTGACCTGGCTGATCGCTTTGGCAACCCGGCCGATTTAAATCCCGAATCCGATCCTGATATCGTCGGGCCATCCGGTGTTTTTACCAGCTCAGAATTGAGTGGTGACAGAGAGTTCCAGAAAACCGCCTCAGTGATGAAGCTGGTCGTCAATGGATATGCCGGTGCAGGCACTATTACCATGGGTGGCTACGACTATCATACCGGCGACCGCGCCACAGGAGAGATCCGCGATTTGCGCGCTGGACGCTGTATTGGCGCCTGCCTGGAATATGCCGCACGTCGCAGCCAGCCATTGATGATTTATGTCTTTAGTGATGGCTCCGTTTTCTCCAACGGAATGTTGGACGACTCAGTAGAGGGCCGCGGCAAAGGCGTCTGGACCGGCGACGACCAGCAGACAGCCGCCTCATTTTTCCTGGTATATA
It contains:
- a CDS encoding general secretion pathway protein GspF; amino-acid sequence: MSKKKHFDLDQPLRHPDHHRPVTRRDFLAQGFRAGVGTVLGGSVFSLFANPRSAHAALSSDLEALRQTNGGPCDVSAFGAGKIPFICFDLAGGANIAGSNVLVGKEGGQMDFLGTAGYNKQGLPGDMIPSLGDEFINTDLGLAFHSDSGMLRGILEKISTGTASATNGAVIPARSENDTGNNPHNPMYGINQAGANGSLLALIGSSSSDSGGNSMAPSAMINPEVRPTKVDRSSDVTGLVDVGDLVGLLSQEDTVAVMESMYRISEAKLSNVNTKVSTDAVIKDLVRCGYMKSADLADRFGNPADLNPESDPDIVGPSGVFTSSELSGDREFQKTASVMKLVVNGYAGAGTITMGGYDYHTGDRATGEIRDLRAGRCIGACLEYAARRSQPLMIYVFSDGSVFSNGMLDDSVEGRGKGVWTGDDQQTAASFFLVYNPAGRPQLLGSTADEQAIHQQLGYMRSSGDVETTSTPAANNVNLLVETVVLNYMALHGEQGNFSTLFPDHGLGNSTLQDSMTAFAPIV